Below is a genomic region from Syngnathus typhle isolate RoL2023-S1 ecotype Sweden linkage group LG3, RoL_Styp_1.0, whole genome shotgun sequence.
GTAGTCATTTCCCCATGGAGCCATAAGCTGCTTTTGTTGCATCATTACCTCTATtattgagaaaaaataaaaagtaagtaCTAATCTGGAAATAACAAGTCGGAGTAAGACGCAATAGGACAAACTACTCTTACataaattaaaaattcaaaCTCCTAGCAGCTGTATAGTATTAAAAAGTGGGACCTAAAGAAAATAATGTGTGATAATGAAAGATGTATCGTATccctgttgtcatggcaacctcATATGATCCATTTTATGCGTCATAATATTGGTGAGCTAGCCAGGCCACCTCTTCTAGTTTTTCTAGTTGGATTATAACTTCATATAACTTTTTACTGCTTTTTCATAACCAGATATTTACAATTATCCTGGTCTGAAAAAAAGTAGTTTCAAATGACTCACATGGGCCTCGTCTGATGAAAGTTAGTGATAATGAAGCAATTAGTCTCATTGCTCATTTACTAGCCCTTAATGTGACGCCTCTTGACGGccaaagtacacacacacacacacacacgcacacacacacacactgcactgTTCAGTGTCTTCGCCATGGCGAGGAAAGGGCACGTGGATTTGGCCCAGAAGAGCGGTTCTTCCCGGGGTTTGAGCACCCTGGAAATATGGCTGATATTCCTCTTCGTGGTGATGACTGGTGTGAGCGTGGCCCTCGTGGTCCTCTACTTTGTCAACGAGGAAGACCCTGCGCCTCTTCAAGAGGGTGAGAATGAGCCATTATTCAATGACCCTAATAAGAAAAAttggtatagaaaatgaatagaTCCATataaaaaattagaaaaaaatatatataatagtcAAATTAATTTTGAAGAATGTCATACAGAAAATGTAATAACTTGAAAATCTTACCAATAAATTGGGAAAGTATAAAAGATGCAGAAAGTCAGCTATTAAAATGATAATTGTGACAAAATGATCTATCGGGTTATAAAATTGAAAAGTGAAGCAGAGGCAAAAATTCagctttgggaaaaaaaatgcaatattaaaaACTATTAGGTAATCATTTACTAACTCAtggttaaataaatataaaaaatatatatgtaatatGTTTAATAAGTTGaattgaatggatttttttttcttactcagcaaaagaaaagaaattgagCTCTAAAAATAACAGTTGGATTGATCGCATACTATAACGGAGCGCGTGCGTCATCTCTCCAGGGCCGGATTCGGGCTGCGGCGGTCCACGGGAGCTCACCGCAGCGTCTGGCAATTTCGCCAGCCGACACTACCCAAGTAGCTATGACAACGGCAGGAGTTGCTCTTGGCACATTACCGTGGACCCTGATAAGGTGAGATGGATTCTCGTTTTTTTACTTCTGTGATGAAtcacgtaccgtattttccggcctataaggcgcaccggactataaggcgcaccttcaatgaatggcccatttgaaaactttgcccttatataaggcgcaccggactacatataaggcgcagcattaacgcatcatgtcagatttttaatccaaatcaaattattctccattttatcttttttatttcaacttcagatgcaacaaatcacaaaataatgagccatagtctttttgattcatagtcttcagcgggccgcttatgattgatttcatgacataatGCTTCAGGcgagtttaaatttaggaatttggtccatatataaggcgcaccggactataaggcgcactgtcggcttttgagaaaaattttgttttttacgtgcgccttatagtccggataatacggtacttattttgttgttggtttgAACGTTTTCTGATTTGTGATGGTGGACAGTTCCAGGATTTTGATGTTTGACTTCCGTCATTTTTCCGGTGGACTGCTttgaatataatataaaaataaaatataactaAAATTTACTTGACCCAGCTTCTGTAACCAGAAGTAAATTCCTCCTTGAAAAGCAGCTTTTCTATCGAATCGTTGCTACCGCTGAGGCCTCGTAAGTCGAGTTTATTTACTGATTGTCTAATGCGAAGCCAAGCAGTGGAGGACAGATGGGATGGGCCCAAAACAGACAGATGGCAGCCTCTGTCCCCTTCATCCTTCCtttccaacaaaaaaaagaaacagaccGCAGAGTAAACCTTAACGCACTGCCGCGCTTGCGTCGTTCGTGTCCGTTAGCAACATCTCATTTCGTCtcaataaaaagatgaatgacgatcaaacatttgttttgctcGCAGGTGATCTCACTATGGTTCCAAGAGTTTGCCTTGGAGGACACCAACTTGTGCACTGCGGACTTCATCACGCTGCGAGATTCTCTCGGAATCATCGGTCAGTTGGATCTGCGGAGAATATAAAGTGTTCCTAAATGATCGTGGTCGCTTGCTAACGTTTGCAGGCAAATATTGCGGCTACAGCAAACCCTTGCCTTTGGTGTCTCTAACCAACCGGCTGACCGTTTACTTCGACACCAACGACAGAAAAACAGACCAAGGATTCAAAGCTCATTACGAGGCCGTGTCTCCGGAGCGGACTTCAGGTAAGATGGCGCCGAGTGTTATTGACCTAGAAAATGGAGTGTCGCTGGATGATAGTGGGGGAAGGGGGGTCGTGTATGCATGTACCCTTGAAAATGAAGTGTCCTCCATCTTTGCCACCAGAAATAGCTGGAGCCGGTGGTGCTCTCCAAGGTGACCTGGGGAGTCTGCTGACCCCTGGCTTTCCTGAGCAGAACTACCCCAATGGTGCGCTGTACCAGGTAACGCAAAACTGAGTAGATTCTTTACTCAACCCGGAGATGGTAGAAGAATTTGGAATTCTGATATTCATTCAGCACTCCATGCAAAAATTTGTGTGAATTCAAAGTGGAAAATCACCGTGCCCGAAGGCGAGCGGGTTCGATTGACGTTCACCTGGTTCGACCTGGTGCCGGAAGTGTGCGGAGACTTTGTGCAGGTCTACGATGGCTCTTCATCAATAGGTAATTGCATGAGAATAACCCGTCACTATTGAactcaatttttaaaaaaaataaattgtgggAAGGTAAATTCTGTGGGGGAGCTTTGCCTAAACCGGTGGAATCCAGCAGCAACACCATGGTGGTGCGATTCAAATCGGACAGCAGCAAGAACGCCAGAGGCTTCAATGCTACCTACACAAAGTCCAGCCTCCCGCCTATTGTGGTCCCCACCACCACGAAGCCCACAACCACGTCCAAACCCACCACCCAGACTCTCCCGCCTACAACCACAGCAACCGGTAAAATATAGTTCCAAAAGGAATCTCTCCATCTTACGGAACATATCAACCGTGACTTTTCTCCCATCAGGTGGTCCGATTATTCTCAGCGGGCGCAAGGGTGTCTTCCAATCAACGGGCTTCCCTGATCCATATCCAGCTCACCAGAACATCTCCTGGAGGATAAGCGTACCCAAAGGCTTTCTGTTGAAGCTGCACGTCGTTGAGTTGGCCATCACGGGCGAAACCGGACAGTGCAAGGGCGACAAGTTGGTCGTATCGGACGCTTACGGCACGCTAGGTGACGCCGTTAATACAGTCCTACTGAAtttttgcattttgaatatttctTTTAATGTAATCCTCTTAGCTTTTTGGCTAAATTAACCAGCTACCTAGCAAAGAAGCAAATTAACAAATGGGCTTCTTAATTCTTTCCCATAATCCTTTGAGCTAGTGAAGAGAATTATGACAAAAGGAAAGGAATAACTTCAACTAATAACTAACGAAACTAGCAGCCTAAAAAATGTTGTTTAATTAAAGAAGTAAAGCAAACAAACTAACGAGCTAACTATCGaattaataaacaaaatattgaagttaaaaaaaactaacaaccCAACTAACAAACACGCTATTGATTTTACTAACTCGCTAACAAACTAACTAGAGTCTCAACTTTGTTGCAACCTCCGCTACCCTCAAGCTATCCTTGTCTTCTTCCAAAGTGTACTTTGAAATATTATCAGGATGCTATCAGCTTGTAGATACAGATTGAAGACATTTCCCCGAAGTGAGCCTCTTTAACTTTGAAATGAGGATCCTTCATCTCGTGCTTATGATAATGGAATagctttatacacacacacacacacacacacacacacacatagacacacaacaaCGGTCTGAATGAAAAATGGTGTCCTCTGCATGCCCGCCCGCCTAATGGTCTCCATGTCAATTTCCAGGCACGCACTGCGGCTACATCCGTCCTCCAGTTATGGTGGCCGCCACCAACACTCTGTCTGTCTCCTTCTTGTCGGACAGTCGCCTCACCGACAGGGGCTTCTCTGCCAAGTGGGAGGCCGTCTACCCTGAGGACATAGCAGGTACTCTTGCATACAGCTCATTAAGCCTGACGCTGAAACGTTGACGCCCTTCTGCCCCCGCACTGAAATCGAAGCGATTGTGTGAACTTTATCACGGTGAGCGTTCACGAGTATAGAAATAAagattgcaaaaaaatattttatgactTTCTCGATAAGCTTGCAAGGCCGCGCACGGGGCATGCTGGGGGATCATTGCTGTCTATTACATATTGTGcatttaaagtaccgtattttccagactataaggcgcacctaaaaacctaaaactttctcaaaagccgacagtgcgccttatagtctggtgcgccttatatatggacaaagttttaaaatgggccattcattgaaggtgcgccttatagtccggtgcgccttatagtccggaaaatacggtaataggaATGTATTATGCATCAAATatattataattaaataattaaaataattgctaataaataaatcaataaatattttttattatgtttttattaCAAGTATATTAGAATACatatgaattaaataaataattaaaataactacaaataaataaatacatattttttattattttcccagAATTCCAAGGATGCGGCTTGTCGTCAAAGGAGGGGACCGGCGTGATCAAGTCTGCCAACTGGCCAATGAACTACAAGGCCAACGGCGAGTGCATGTGGAACGTCGCGGCGCCGCTGGGCAAGAAAATCACACTGACCTTCACTCACTTTGAGCTGGAAGCCAAAGACTTCCTGTCAGCCAAGTGCTTCGACAACGTTGTGGTGTACGACATTAACGGCTTGACCAATTCCTTGAATCAGAAACATGGTGGGTATTTGTGACACACTGCCATCATGTCATGAGCAACTCCAATTACTCTCGGAACCTTTCTTAGGACCGTTTTGTGGCAACAAGCTTCCAAAAACCATCCAGACCAAAGGGAATAGGCTCGTGGTACGCTTCCATTCAGACTTGTTCACGGAGGACAAAGGTTTCCGGGCCTACTGGACTACGAATCCCAGTCTGCCTGCACCGACCGAGGCGCCTGTTCCACCGAATCCTTGGGACGACATCATCATAGGTACCATTGTGAAAGTGGGACGTGGAGAGGTGAGTGCTTCCGACAAAAAGATGAACCATCTCGGTTCTGTTCTAGACTGGCCCACCACTTGCGGCAAACCAGCCATCTCGCCGGCTGTTATGTCTCGCATTGTGAACGGAGAAGCAGCCACGCCGCACTCGTGGCCCTGGCAGGTCTCCATGCAGGTGGGCTACTCCTTCCTTGACCCCTCCCTCACCTGTAATATAGTATTTGTGTCTTAATTCAGATGTGGTGGTCTTTACCGTCAGGTATGGCCGTCCAGTCGACCCGAACCAACTTTCTTCCATACGTGTGGCGGCACTCTTATTCATAAGAACTGGGTGCTCACGGCAGCTCACTGCTTCATCAAGTAAGTTTATCAGTATTATTCAAGATTCCAGAACACGATTTAATTGGACAattgagaaggggggggggcggtcagggaaaaaataaatgttagAATTAAAGAGGAAATGAAAAGGAAATCCAAGTTCAATTATATTGCCAAAGCACATATCACAGGTAAAGAGAGCAACGTTTGACTTATTGAAGCGTCATAAAAACAATGACCAGAAGAGGGAGACAAAAATGAGTCGTTGACGGCGTTCCTATTTTCGTATATGAAAAAGAAGAGCGAAAGAAAGGATGAAAGGGGAAAAAGGTTCCCCACTATGCTCAGTGTGAGGtttgggtgaaaaaaaaatccaatcgtAACTTTCCACTCCTTTTTACAGGATATATTTTAGTTTGACATTTAAATGTAATAAATTCCCCAACTTCCACATCCAGCTATGCGGACGAGCTGCACCGCTGGCAAATGTGCCTGGGCAAGCACAACCTGACCTTCACAGAGCCCAGCGAGCGCTGCTTGGGCGTGACGGGCATCTACCGCCACGAGAGCTTCAAGTACCCCACTGTGCCCACCGTGGAGTTCGACATCGCCCTGGTCAGGCTGGACGGGGAGGCTGAAGTTGGGGACCAGATCTCTTACGCCTGCCTCCCCTCCCCGGAGGAGGTTCTGCCTGGGGGAAAGAAGTGCTACGCCACCGGCTGGGGAGATGAAACCGGTCCGTATCCTCGATATATAGAtaatggattgttttttttccaagatgaACAAAGATGGCTGCCATTTTTTAGGGGATTCCCTGAACGCCAAAGTGGCAGAGGCTCTAAACCAGGTGGCCTTACCCGTGGTACCGTACAACACGTGCAAGCGGATGGACCACTGGTGGTTCCAGGTGAAGACCTCCATGATCTGCTGCGGTTACACATTGCCCGACGAGCTCAAGTCCGTCTGtcaggtaaaaaaacaacaacatgaattTAGAGGCaggaatttatttttcaacCGTGACATTTTCTGGATTTTATGACACAGGGAGATTCCGGTGGTCCTCTGGTGTGCCAGGATCGCCCCGACAGTGCCTGGGAAGTTCACGGAATCACCAGCTTCGGTCCCATCGGGTGCATCATGAACAAGAAACCCTCTGTGTTCACCAGAACATCCGCCTACCTTCCCTGGATCAGCAACGTCATCCGCAGGGATATCTACAACCAACACAGTAGGTTCCTTCTTCTTCAATCTTTACTTAACCTGCCACCCTGCTACTTTTTTTGGGTTCACCATCTGTCCTCCTCATGTAGCATCCGGCTGTGGCGGACCAAAGGACTTGACGGGCACGGGCGGTATGTTGTCCTCCATGGGCTTCCCGGGAAGCTACAGCAACAAGGCTCGATGCCAGTGGAACATCTACGCGCCTGCCGGCAAACTGGTGCACCTTCACTTCTCCAACTTCTCTCTGGAGGAGAGTCAAATGTGCTTGAGCGACAAAGTCAGCATTTCAGATGGAACAGGAAGTCTGGGTAttggataatttttttttttttactgtaattgacatatttgtacttttttattattaattatttatatatCCTATATATACACACAGTATTTCTTTTACTGACAGTTTGTGCGTGTTCCTCCTTCGCTATCAGGCTCGTACTGCAGTCACACGACACCTATGGACCTGGTGAGTGACGGGACTTCGCTTCACATCAGCTTCTCGTCAAACGACAAGGTGGTGGACACGGGATTTTCGGCCAGCTGGAAGGTGGTAGAACCTTCGGAAGGTAAGATTTCCTTAGACTCAAACTaggatctgcaaaaaaaaaaaagtcattatcaAATTAACTACTAATAATTGTACTCAGGGCATCTCAACTATGACTTCATTACGTTACAGCTCCTTGCGGGGGAACGTTTAGCAGCCCCCAGGGTGAACTCACCAGTCCCGATTGGCCCAACGACTACCCAACCCAAGCTGTGTGTACATGGAGGATTCGGGTCAACGGCGCCAAAAGCATCCACGTGGCCTTCACGCACTTTGAGCTGCAAGCCGTCAACCTGCTGGGCAACTGTGTGGACTACGTGGAGGTCTTCATTGGAGAGAACATGACGTCGcaaggtttgttttttttccccatggaTAAGAATGGAAGTAATTTACTGATTAATAAATTATAAACCTGTTTTCACAGGTCGTTTCTGCGGTTTTGAACTGCCGCCCAAATTGAACGTGCCGGGCGACACGGCCGTCATCCGCTTCTTGAGCAACGGCGCCAACCGGCAGCAAGGTTTCCGCGGCTACTGGACCACCGACGGCGGCGTCATCCCGACTCTACCACCGCCCACGCCCAACCCGTGGGACAACATTACCATCAGTGAGTTTGGAAACGTGATGAAACATCTCACACTTGCTTTACTTATAAGTCAttttcagatattaaatatgtcTGCATATAAAGTCAAAgtaatttatttgttattttcttttcattcatttattttactttaGCGTTACACCTAAAAAGCTGCGTGGTGGCTAATGAGCTAAGTTAGCTAGCACACATTAGCCACATGCATAAACAAGGTCATGATAACTAAAAAAACATCATGACTTGACCAAATCTAGTCAGCAAATATTTCATCATAAGAATGAATTTACAAAGCACGTCTTAATACTAATAGATTAATATCTTGTACCAGGCTGGCCAGAGAACTGCGGAAACCCGGCAGTGGCTCCCAATACAGGCACAACAAAGGTTGTTAATGGAGAAGAAGCGCTACCTCACTCCTGGCCTTGGCAAGTCTCCATGCAGGTAACACTCCCATAGAAAATTCGTTACTGTTTTAGAGAGCTGCatgaattatttagatttttgtcGTTCACAGTTGGACAGGGTCCTTATTCCCTGTGAATTtgagaaaaatgttttaaaattgaaataaaattccaCACATATTTATCATTTCCTCTGCAGGCTTCGCCGATGTCTCTCATTCCTTACATGCACGGCTGTGGAGGTTCATTGATCCACGAAGAGTGGATCCTAACAGCCGCTCACTGTTTTATGTTGTAAGTTAGATGCAAAACCAGGTAGATGCAAAAACATCACTTTCAAATGTTCTTTCTCGCCTTCCAGCCCGCTCAACCAAAGCTCGTACTGGCGCATGTGCCTGGGGAAGCACCACATGAACTCCTCCAGGGACATCCCGTCGGCGGAGGCGTGCTACAAGGTGGACAGCATCATCCGCCACGAGGGCTTCGTCTACGAGAACGACCGCACTGACATCACCAATGACATCGCCCTGGTGCATCTGGTCCATCCCGTCAACATGACAAAGGAGATCAGCCCTGTTTGTCTACCCCAGCCCGGGGTGGTGGTGGAGGCTGGGACGCGATGCTTTGTCACTGGTTGGGGGGACgagaaaggtaaaaaaaaaaatccggatgGTACAGAAATGGAGGGATGGAGCCAACTATCTTCTATTGCTTTGTAGGAAACTTCTTCCCCAAAGTGTCTGAGAAACTCAACCAGGCTGCTCTTCCTGTGGTGGACTTCAAGACCTGCAGCAAGCCCGCCTACTGGTGGGACACGCTGCGGCCCTCCATGATCTGCGCCGGGTACGAGTCCCCGGATGAACTCAAATCGGCGTGCCAGGTGAGAATACACGTGGGGGGAGTATCAGAGCTTTAAAAAATGCACAGCGCCATTTGTGTGCAAGGTGATACCTCAATTATCAGGCTGTTGCTGGGTTCTGTGTGAAATGATCTTGCAGGATCTCTGTATGAGAATAGTTATTAATAGGCCATttcacattgttttatttttcatctatTGAAAGCTATCAAGACAGAATGTAGGAATCGGGTCTGCCAATTTTGTAATCAATTTACTGGGTTTTCCAGTATTTGCTCTAATATGCCAAATTTTTTCAAGTCAACAAGTTAATATTTTTGTATATTTCTGGATTTAGGAATGTGTGCAGTCCTTTCACGACTCGTGTTTACGTGACAGCCTGTTTTGTTTGTGATCATTCAGCCACTGTTTGCATAATTGCACACCAAAATAGGGGCATTGTTATAATGTTGGCTGCAGCTTCATCCAAGTCTCTCTTCACCCTGCAGGGTGACTCTGGGGGCCCCTTTGCGTGCAAGGCCGGCGCCACCTGGGAAGTGCACGGTGTGGTCAGTTTCGGAGCGCAGGGATGCATCAAGGATAAGAAGCCGTCCGTGTTCACGCGGGTTTCTGCTTTTAGCCACTGGATCCATGACAAAATCAGGAAGTTCACGTACGAACGGGACAGCTTAtttacagtggtaccttgatttACAAGTTTAATTTGTTCCGTGAACAAACACGTAACTTGAATAACTTGTATCAAAGAAGAAAATAGCTCGCTATTGTATTTTACTGtataaaaacataataataaagtaattaaAGTAAAATAATTCTGTTGACATTCCTTCTGGTGCGTGCGCCTTATCCACCAGGGGCTGAGCCCCATCAGAAATCTGTATATCAACATGAGATTATCAGTTATAGTACAAATTATTTCCTGAATATTTTGACGTTATGTTCACTTTCTACACCCAcagtatttaatttttattttgtggcaTTTCATTTTCCAAATATATTTGTTTGCAATTATTTAATTAAGATGTACAGATTAAAAACTACATAtagttttcattttatttttttgcgaagtataatcacgttttttttttacatgacgaACTCTTGCTGCGCATGCGTTGAAGTTTGGATTCCACCGGAGAGCGGAAAGGCCGTTTGAAGTTGGGACCGGCTCACGTGACCACGCCTCTCAGCCAATAGGAGAGGACAGCTCAGATTCCAGCCCGAGAAGCCGAAGACGAGAGGGGGGGAAGCCATACAATGATAATCATGAAAAAACTAGAAACACAACTTTACCAGCATCGTTGACACTTCCCTAACTTTTCGCGTCGCTATGGGTTAACTTAATGGCGGATATTGGTGCGaaaatgacatttgtttgtaaGGAAGTTTACTCCGGACGACTTTAAGGAGAGACGCTTTTCGTCTTGCCCCCCATCATCACCTTGCGTGGAAGAATGGGGGCTGGAGCTCTGACCATCTGTGTGAGTAAAATATCAACTTTTTAACGCCTTAAATGAAGTCTGCCATGGAACTTTCTTACAGTCTTGCTATGCGCGTAATGACGCGCAATGATGTTCCAAATAGCTTTTGGTTTAACAAAAACTATTTGCTTTCTTAAATGGTCATCTATGTCACTGTGATGCGTGACGTCATCAAGGAGGGACCAGAAAGCAGACATCAATCGCATTCTTCCatgaatgttattttctttttgtatccTAATA
It encodes:
- the zgc:154142 gene encoding ovochymase produces the protein MARKGHVDLAQKSGSSRGLSTLEIWLIFLFVVMTGVSVALVVLYFVNEEDPAPLQEGPDSGCGGPRELTAASGNFASRHYPSSYDNGRSCSWHITVDPDKVISLWFQEFALEDTNLCTADFITLRDSLGIIGKYCGYSKPLPLVSLTNRLTVYFDTNDRKTDQGFKAHYEAVSPERTSEIAGAGGALQGDLGSLLTPGFPEQNYPNGALYQWKITVPEGERVRLTFTWFDLVPEVCGDFVQVYDGSSSIGKFCGGALPKPVESSSNTMVVRFKSDSSKNARGFNATYTKSSLPPIVVPTTTKPTTTSKPTTQTLPPTTTATGGPIILSGRKGVFQSTGFPDPYPAHQNISWRISVPKGFLLKLHVVELAITGETGQCKGDKLVVSDAYGTLGTHCGYIRPPVMVAATNTLSVSFLSDSRLTDRGFSAKWEAVYPEDIAEFQGCGLSSKEGTGVIKSANWPMNYKANGECMWNVAAPLGKKITLTFTHFELEAKDFLSAKCFDNVVVYDINGLTNSLNQKHGPFCGNKLPKTIQTKGNRLVVRFHSDLFTEDKGFRAYWTTNPSLPAPTEAPVPPNPWDDIIIDWPTTCGKPAISPAVMSRIVNGEAATPHSWPWQVSMQVWPSSRPEPTFFHTCGGTLIHKNWVLTAAHCFINYADELHRWQMCLGKHNLTFTEPSERCLGVTGIYRHESFKYPTVPTVEFDIALVRLDGEAEVGDQISYACLPSPEEVLPGGKKCYATGWGDETGDSLNAKVAEALNQVALPVVPYNTCKRMDHWWFQVKTSMICCGYTLPDELKSVCQGDSGGPLVCQDRPDSAWEVHGITSFGPIGCIMNKKPSVFTRTSAYLPWISNVIRRDIYNQHTSGCGGPKDLTGTGGMLSSMGFPGSYSNKARCQWNIYAPAGKLVHLHFSNFSLEESQMCLSDKVSISDGTGSLGSYCSHTTPMDLVSDGTSLHISFSSNDKVVDTGFSASWKVVEPSEAPCGGTFSSPQGELTSPDWPNDYPTQAVCTWRIRVNGAKSIHVAFTHFELQAVNLLGNCVDYVEVFIGENMTSQGRFCGFELPPKLNVPGDTAVIRFLSNGANRQQGFRGYWTTDGGVIPTLPPPTPNPWDNITISWPENCGNPAVAPNTGTTKVVNGEEALPHSWPWQVSMQASPMSLIPYMHGCGGSLIHEEWILTAAHCFMFPLNQSSYWRMCLGKHHMNSSRDIPSAEACYKVDSIIRHEGFVYENDRTDITNDIALVHLVHPVNMTKEISPVCLPQPGVVVEAGTRCFVTGWGDEKGNFFPKVSEKLNQAALPVVDFKTCSKPAYWWDTLRPSMICAGYESPDELKSACQGDSGGPFACKAGATWEVHGVVSFGAQGCIKDKKPSVFTRVSAFSHWIHDKIRKFTYERDSLFTVVP